The genome window TACGACGTGGCCACCGCGATCGAAATGGGGCGGGCGGCCCAGGAGCTGGGCGCGACCGCGCTGATGATCCAGCAGCCCGTCCATCCGTATCAGTCTCCTGAAGGCTGGCTGGAGTACCACCGGAGCATCGGGGCCGCTCTGCCGGACCTCGCGCTGATTCCCTACCTGCGCAGCCGCATGGTGACTGCGAGCCTGCTCGATCGCCTCGCGAGCGACTGCCCGAACGTGCTGGGAATCAAGTACGCGGTGCCGGACCCGCTGCGTTTCACAGAGGTGGTGGGTCAGGTCGGCAGTGAGCGCCTGGCCTGGGTGTGCGGCCTGGCCGAGCCCTGGGCGCCCTTCTTCTGGCTCGCCGGTGCCCGTGGGTTCACGTCGGGGCTGGTCAACGTGGATCCTCAGCTGTCGCTCGCCATGCTGCAGCACATGCGTCGTGATGAAAGCGACGCGGTCATGGACATCTGGCGCCTCATTCAGCCGTTCGAGCAGTTGAGAGCGGCTGACGCCAGCGCCCGCAACGTATCGGTCGTGAAGGAGGCCCTGGCCGCGGTCGGACTCTGCTCAGCCCGGGTTCGTCCGCCGCTGAGCCTGCTGAGCGATTCCGAGCGAGATCTGGTGGGGAGCATCCTCGCCACCTGGGAGCGCCGCGGAATCGCGGGCGGGGCATAACCACCGCTTCCCCTATTCCGCCGGGGGGCCGGCCGCCCGGGCCTACGACCTGCCGGCGAGGTCCGCCTTCTGGTAGTTCAGCCGCAGATCGCGACCGTCTTCGGAGAGCTGGACTTCAAGGTTGCCCAGCCAATTGACGTCATCGCGATCGGGGTGGTCGGAGCGGAAGTGATCACCCCTGCTCTCCCGCCGGGCCAGGGCGGAGCGGGCGATGGCGAGCGCCACCAGATTCGCTCTTCCGGCGTGAGTCGGCGCGTGGTCGGTGGCGACCAGTTCCTGGCGGACGGCTTCGAGTTCGGCCACCGCGTTCGTGAGGCATTGCTCATCACGAAGAATCCCGCAACCGCCGTCGAGCGCCGAACGGATCCGGACCAGCCGCTGGCGGTCACTCGGATCGAGTGAGGTGGGGAGGAGCGCGGGTTGCGGTTGGAGAGCCCGCCCGGGTGAGCGGATTCGGTTCGCGAGAGCATGCGCCGCCGCCGCTTCGCCCGCGATCGCGCCCATCGCCACGACTTCGGTGCCGCCGGCGGCCGCGAGTCGATGCGCGCCGTGGGCCCCGCCGGCGACCTCCCCGACCGCGTACAGGCCGGGCACGTCACTCGCGCCACGGCCGTCGATTCGAACGCCTCCCATCAGGTAGTGCTGCGCCGGCATCACCTCGATGAGTCCCTGCGCGGGCGTGAGCTGCAGGCCGCGCAGCACCTGCTCGATCTGCACGTAGCGAGCCACGATTCCGGGCTCCATTTCGCGGATGTCGTAGTACACGGCGCCGCCAGGAGTCCCCCGGCCGGCCCGCACCTCGCCGACCATGGCTCGGCAGATGACGTCCTTGCTCGGTGCCGATCCGGTGTCGAGGAATTCATCGCCGCGCCCGTTGCGCAGCCGGGCGCCCTCCCGGAGGACGGTCGTCGGCAGATCGCGGCCCCGCATATGCGGCGGGCCTGCGGTGACGAATGGTTCGAAGGAGATGAACTCCATGTCGATGAGCGACGCCCCCGCTTCGAGCGCGAGCGTGTACCCGATGCCGCGGCTGCCGGGCGGATTGGTCGTGTAACCGAAGAGCTGGCCGGCCCCGCCGGTGGCGAGAACCACGGCCGGCGCATGGATCGTGACCGGGCGCTTGTCCTCGCCCAGGACCAGCCCGCCGGCCACCCGCCCATCTTCGACCAGCAGCTGGAGCAGCAGGCCGTGCGGGATCGCCGTCACCTGGCTGCCGGCTGCTTTGAGCCGGCGGCGGATCTCCTTGGAGATGTCCACGCCGACCATGCCCAGGGAGTAGACCGCGCGCGTCCAGGTCGTTCCGGCAGCCTGCCGCCTCGCCAGCTCGCCGTGCTGGTGGTAGAACGGGATGCCCAGGCTCTCCAGGAACCTGGTCTCAGCGCCGATGCGCTCCGACATGGCGGCGACCACCTCGAGGTTGTTGATCGCGCCGCCGGCGCGGACCACGTCGTTGAACAGTGCAGCGGGCGCGTCCTCGGGCACCTCACCCAGCGCCGTGTTCAGGCTGCTGATGCGATTGGAAGCGCCCGGCGTGCCGGAGAGCAGGACGACGCGCGCTCCCGACAGCTGCGCCCTCAGTGCCGCCATCAAGCCGCCGACGCCGCCGCCCGCGACCAGGACGTCAGCGCTGAGTTCTTCGGTCACCGTCATCTTGGTGCACGCGCAGGCCGGCCTTCAACCCGGCCCGGAAGGAGCGCACGTGGTCCCGCATCAGGCGACCCGCTTTGCGCGCGTCCCGCGCCGCGACCGCGCCGAGCACGGCCAGGTGCTGGTCGTGCTCAACGGCCATCGAGGGGCGGGCCTTCCAGCCCATCATCGAGATGACGCGCACGCGGTCGTGGAGTCGCGCGAGCGCCTCGATGAGCGGGCGGTTGCCGGAGTTGCTCGGGAAGATGCCGTGAAATTCGCGGTTGAAGTGCGCCACCCGCGTCAGGTCGCCGCTCTGCTGAGCTTCGTAGGAGCGCTCGAGCGCGTCTTTGGCCGCGGCGATGTCCTCATCGCTGATCCGTGGCGTGGCCAGGCGCACCGCCATCTCCTCGAGCAGCTCGCGCAGCTCGTAGATCTCATCGGCCAGCTCGGGCTCGATGCGAATGACCGACATCCCGCGATAGGCCGACTGAATCACCAGGCCCTCGCCCGCCAGCCGCTGTAGAGCGTCGCGGACTGGGCTCTTGCTCACCCCGAAGCGGGCGGCCAGGTCGCGCTCCACCAGGGCCTGCCCGGGCTCCAGCTCGAGCGAGAAGATGGCATGCCGAATGGCGCTGTAGACGCGGTCGGTGAGCACCTGGCGGTCGTCCAAGAGGCCGATCGCCTTGGCTCCCATTGGATCCGGCGAGGGTGGGTCGCTCGGTCGGCTCACCAAGATATGATATACCATCCCGTCGAGGCGGAAAGCTCTCTTCTGAGCGGTTGGCGCGCCGCTCATCGCGTGCGCCGGGCCTCGTTTACGCCCGGGCTGGACACCGTCGCCGGAGGCCTCAGTGTCGAAGGTAGTATACGATCTCCGAGATCTCATATGCGACGGCCCAGATGACCAACCTTCCGGCATCGATCGCCCTCCTCGGCGAGGTGAGCACCGCGACGATCAGCACGCAGCTCTTCAAGCGCGGGCTGCGCAACGCGTTTCTCCAGGGCCTCTACCCGCTGAACCCAGGCTGCGCCCGATTCGTCGGTGAGGCTTTTACGCTGCGCTCGATCCCA of bacterium contains these proteins:
- a CDS encoding GntR family transcriptional regulator, whose product is MPEGWSSGPSHMRSRRSYTTFDTEASGDGVQPGRKRGPAHAMSGAPTAQKRAFRLDGMVYHILVSRPSDPPSPDPMGAKAIGLLDDRQVLTDRVYSAIRHAIFSLELEPGQALVERDLAARFGVSKSPVRDALQRLAGEGLVIQSAYRGMSVIRIEPELADEIYELRELLEEMAVRLATPRISDEDIAAAKDALERSYEAQQSGDLTRVAHFNREFHGIFPSNSGNRPLIEALARLHDRVRVISMMGWKARPSMAVEHDQHLAVLGAVAARDARKAGRLMRDHVRSFRAGLKAGLRVHQDDGDRRTQR
- a CDS encoding dihydrodipicolinate synthase family protein; this translates as MTTHYASKLDTSAVREGLQTVVAITVTPFDAEGVVDERAFNRVLDRMLDAGVTAITVNGNTSEFYSLTSKEWHRLTELAIEQARGRALVIAAAGYDVATAIEMGRAAQELGATALMIQQPVHPYQSPEGWLEYHRSIGAALPDLALIPYLRSRMVTASLLDRLASDCPNVLGIKYAVPDPLRFTEVVGQVGSERLAWVCGLAEPWAPFFWLAGARGFTSGLVNVDPQLSLAMLQHMRRDESDAVMDIWRLIQPFEQLRAADASARNVSVVKEALAAVGLCSARVRPPLSLLSDSERDLVGSILATWERRGIAGGA
- a CDS encoding FAD-binding protein — protein: MTVTEELSADVLVAGGGVGGLMAALRAQLSGARVVLLSGTPGASNRISSLNTALGEVPEDAPAALFNDVVRAGGAINNLEVVAAMSERIGAETRFLESLGIPFYHQHGELARRQAAGTTWTRAVYSLGMVGVDISKEIRRRLKAAGSQVTAIPHGLLLQLLVEDGRVAGGLVLGEDKRPVTIHAPAVVLATGGAGQLFGYTTNPPGSRGIGYTLALEAGASLIDMEFISFEPFVTAGPPHMRGRDLPTTVLREGARLRNGRGDEFLDTGSAPSKDVICRAMVGEVRAGRGTPGGAVYYDIREMEPGIVARYVQIEQVLRGLQLTPAQGLIEVMPAQHYLMGGVRIDGRGASDVPGLYAVGEVAGGAHGAHRLAAAGGTEVVAMGAIAGEAAAAHALANRIRSPGRALQPQPALLPTSLDPSDRQRLVRIRSALDGGCGILRDEQCLTNAVAELEAVRQELVATDHAPTHAGRANLVALAIARSALARRESRGDHFRSDHPDRDDVNWLGNLEVQLSEDGRDLRLNYQKADLAGRS